One genomic window of Salvia miltiorrhiza cultivar Shanhuang (shh) chromosome 4, IMPLAD_Smil_shh, whole genome shotgun sequence includes the following:
- the LOC131022394 gene encoding protein LNK2 isoform X6, which translates to MENKVTLLTMAGPILEVLMIWIGYLVIFCSNQDPLFGNMSAGHADELWSPSKDVTSSPLGTTPLSGDSSDPQFGALRASIGQSEVKAEYMLDSSQTLGYKKLNEITSHAPQDVQASLDIEHFGGKSNLLGKEKVQRTRSLILFSSFSLFTSQTHELLWVPLAFTLDLVMDSPFSFCLFIQSPATSGIVQAGLAQHNDGTAATPTKFPGKLFLRVQANRQKRSLKGQKLDKKNEVRQLHNLSGTWSSSRSTLQQVNGQCSPSVINPGPPLVLTQQSSLPRPEPFQQKYFSGAPLGTPLYGSMVNHYPMTSVLPQFHPGDENHELMSSSYEVPPSSSNSIKNSDDAAVKPPAMTPREKIEKLRRRQQMRAILAIQKQQLQFGNQVSVSENTGMEGGKNEVNESLGTFPSLEPSSPAEQYDSNTISTTFDNCSVEESVLYHLQDTIAKLDNKIRLCIRDSLSRLAQSAFQRQYHNDTGSTCTSSRDEVLGNKDLVGHERFTTMADVETDTNPIDRMVAHLLFHRPLDFSGKPSDAPDSPLSPKLSFEKKANPTESLTRGHFAESFGNTQITSPPGSKTAGTFSEGNQSKNCPAFVTFENASNTENTDGVRGKVETSN; encoded by the exons ATGGAGAACAAGGTGACTTTGTTGACTATGGCTGGGCCAATATTGGAAGTTTTGATGATCTGGATAGGATATTTAG TGATATTTTGCAGCAACCAAGATCCATTATTTGGGAATATGAGCGCTGGACACGCTGATGAACTATGGTCCCCTTCCAAAGATGTAACCAGCAGCCCTCTAGGCACTACTCCTTTATCTGGAGACTCCTCTGATCCACAGTTTGGAGCACTAAGAGCCTCAATTGGTCAATCTGAGGTTAAGGCTGAATACATGCTAGATTCCAGCCAGACACTCGGGTACAAAAAACTGAACGAGATCACATCTCATGCTCCACAGGATGTACAGGCAAGCTTAGATATTGAACATTTCGGAGGTAAAAGTAACCTATTAGGGAAAGAAAAGGTACAGAGGACTAGGTCTTTGATATTATTTAGTAGTTTTTCTCTCTTTACTTCACAAACTCACGAGCTTCTTTGGGTGCCTTTAGCTTTTACTCTTGACTTAGTTATGGACTCACCTTTCTCCTTTTGCTTATTTATTCAGTCACCAGCAACAAGTGGGATAGTCCAAGCAGGCCTAGCACAACATAATGATGGAACTGCTGCCACCCCTACTAAATTCCCGGGCAAA TTGTTTTTGCGTGTTCAGGCTAATAGGCAAAAGAGGTCTCTGAAGGGACAGAAGTTGGACAAAAAGAACGAAGTGAGACAACTTCATAACTTAAGTGGTACATGGTCATCATCCAGAAGCACGTTGCAACAAGTTAATGGCCAGTGTTCACCATCAGTGATCAACCCAGGTCCACCTTTGGTGCTCACTCAGCAAAGCTCACTTCCAAGGCCTGAGCCGTTTCAACAAAAATACTTCTCAGGGGCACCTTTAGGTACTCCTTTGTATGGGAGTATGGTAAATCACTATCCTATGACTTCTGTCTTGCCACAGTTTCATCCTGGGGATGAAAACCATGAACTAATGTCGTCTAGCTATGAAGTCCCACCTTCCAGTTCAAATTCAATAAAGAATTCAGACGATGCTGCAGTGAAGCCTCCAGCAATGACACCaagagaaaaaattgaaaagttaAGGAGGAGGCAGCAAATGCGAGCAATACTTGCAATTCAGAAACAGCAGCTGCAATTTGGTAACCAGGTATCTGTTTCTGAAAATACTGGCATGGAAGGAGGGAAAAACGAAGTTAATGAAAGTCTTGGGACTTTTCCTTCCCTGGAACCAAGCTCGCCTGCTGAACAGTATGATTCTAATACAATCAGCACGACCTTTGACAACTGCTCAGTGGAGGAATCGGTGCTCTATCACCTTCAAGATACCATAGCTAAA TTGGACAATAAAATAAGACTTTGCATCCGAGACAGCTTGTCTCGACTTGCCCAAAGTGCTTTTCAGAGGCAATACCATAATGATACAGGCAGTACCTGCACAAGCAGCAGAGATGAAGTTCTTGGTAACAAAGATTTAGTCGGCCATGAGAG ATTCACTACAATGGCGGATGTAGAGACAGACACCAATCCAATAGATCGGATGGTGGCGCATTTGCTCTTCCATAGGCCGCTTGACTTTTCTGGAAAACCTTCTGATGCACCTGACTCGCCTTTGTCTCCCAAGCTCtcatttgaaaagaaagcaAATCCGACAGAAAGCTTAACCAGGGGACATTTTGCTGAGAGCTTTGGGAACACTCAGATTACATCTCCACCAGGATCGAAAACAGCAGGCACATTTTCTGAAGGCAATCAGTCCAAAAACTGTCCTGCTTTTGTCACTTTTGAGAATGCGTCCAACACTGAAAATACAGATGGGGTACGGGGAAAGGTTGAAACCTCCAATTGA